A genomic segment from Malus domestica chromosome 05, GDT2T_hap1 encodes:
- the LOC103422599 gene encoding probable CoA ligase CCL9 — MFLTVIRCQATAALLNAAYTVEELEFNLSDSESKLLIMLEEPIHTAQAAASKLNIPHVTTNLSATANPVTLSSAAKGIPDLVSQLVNDLSDMALFLHTSGTTSRPKKVPLTQLNLASSVQNIKSVYKITESDSTVIVLPLFHVHRLITGLLSSFSAEAAATLPAAVSLAWRLLLVMKGDEGFEVMEAGSSTEERNRDDKQTRLQSGQNRKFVVWTILIGLV; from the coding sequence ATGTTTTTGACGGTGATTCGATGCCAAGCGACAGCGGCGCTGCTAAACGCAGCGTACACAGTGGAGGAGTTGGAGTTCAACCTCTCTGACTCAGAATCGAAGCTCTTGATCATGCTGGAAGAACCGATTCATACGGCCCAAGCGGCTGCTTCCAAGCTCAACATCCCTCATGTGACCACCAACCTGTCTGCCACCGCCAACCCCGTTACTCTCTCTTCTGCCGCCAAGGGGATCCCCGACTTGGTCTCGCAACTCGTCAACGACCTCTCCGATATGGCGCTCTTCCTCCACACGTCGGGAACCACGAGCCGACCCAAGAAAGTCCCCTTGACGCAACTCAATTTGGCCTCCTCTGTCCAGAACATCAAATCGGTCTACAAAATCACTGAGTCAGACTCGACGGTTATCGTCCTCCCTCTATTTCACGTGCACAGATTAATTACCGGGTTACTAAGTTCATTTTCCGCAGAAGCTGCCGCGACTCTCCCAGCCGCAGTCTCTCTCGCTTGGCGGCTCCTGTTGGTGATGAAAGGAGATGAGGGATTTGAGGTTATGGAGGCAGGGAGTAGCACAGAAGAAAGGAACAGAGATGATAAACAGACAAGACTGCAATCGGGGCAAAATCGGAAATTTGTTGTTTGGACCATTTTGATTGGACTAGTTTAA
- the LOC103422598 gene encoding uncharacterized protein: MVVCKCRKATKLYCFVHKVPVCGECICSPEHQICVIRTYSEWVIDGEYDWPPSCCLCHVDLDEGTGSQTTRLGCLHVIHTSCLVSHIKSFPSHTAPAGYVCPTCSTSIWPPKNVKDSASRLHSKLKEAIMQTGLEKNLFGNQPVSFSTESRSPPPAFSSDPLVNASLNGRRDNNASSSAGKDGPSIIDFSATTGAGPSILPVTDIVEIEGPTSAGNYVKSMSPPGATTRKGAFQVERQNSEISYYADDEDGNHKKYSRRGPFRHKFLRALLPFWSSALPTLPVTLPQRKDGSIENDVPEGRPRSKKSSRMDPRKILLVIAIMACLATMGILYYRLVQRGLGEEMPEDEQQR, encoded by the exons ATGGTGGTCTGCAAATGCCGCAAG GCTACCAAGCTGTATTGTTTCGTGCACAAGGTTCCGGTTTGTGGAGAATGTATCTGTTCTCCCGAACATCAAATATGCGTG ATTCGTACTTATTCAGAATGGGTAATAGATGGAGagtatgattggcctcctagttgctGCCTCTGTCATGTTGATCTGGATGAGGGGACTGGCTCTCAAACGACTCGGCTGGGTTGCTTGC ATGTAATACATACAAGTTGCCTGGTTTCACATATCAAGAGTTTCCCGTCGCATACTGCACCTGCTGGATATGTTTGTCCTACATGTTCCACATCG ATATGGCCTCCCAAGAATGTAAAAGATTCAGCATCCCGCCTTCATTCAAAGTTGAAGGAAGCTATCATGCAG ACTGGCTTGGAAAAGAACTTGTTTGGAAATCAGCCTGTTTCATTTTCGACAGAATCCCGTAGTCCTCCTCCTGCATTTTCCTCAGATCCACTTGTTAATGCATCTTTGAATGGAAGAAGGGACAATAATGCTAGCTCATCCGCAGGAAAAGATGGACCTAGCATAATTGATTTCTCGGCTACAACTGGAGCAGGACCTTCTATACTTCCAGTGACAGACATAGTGGAGATAGAAGGTCCTACTTCAGCAGGGAATTATGTGAAAAGCATGAGTCCG CCCGGTGCTACGACACGAAAGGGTGCATTCCAAGTTGAGCGACAAAACTCTGAAATTTCATATTATGCTGATGATGAAGATGGGAATCATAAAAAATATTCACGAAGGG GCCCATTCCGACATAAGTTTCTTAGAGCATTGCTTCCATTCTGGTCAAGTGCGTTGCCAACTCTACCAGTGACTTTACCCCAGCGCAAAGATGGATCGATTGAAAATGATGTCCCAGAAGGTCGTCCCCGaagtaaaaaatcatcaagaaTGGATCCAAGAAAAATCCTACTTGTTATAGCAATCAT GGCATGCTTGGCGACTATGGGTATTTTGTATTACAGATTAGTGCAACGGGGTCTTGGTGAGGAGATGCCTGAAGATGAGCAGCAGCGGTAA
- the LOC103447146 gene encoding transcription factor bHLH84-like → MESAAAIANGRWSSLGAMYSSDEEAEFMSQLIGNCSVTNEMNEASSSAIPFAICPSYDFSTSNMEGIYQGSQYSSEMANLYLSNGSSTYIMNNDETNDCIGNPNRIVETSYHNSEAFRPWDDNATNLFPTQGEEYGMDHHQELSNVNIENQPGAAIYEKLLQLNRESDHEMAIREPAMENEVMVSENSKKRPCSSVDVLKNQRNVKAKKGQKAVSSGDIEDNDVSTKGRSSSSCCSGDDDSINGSHHDLSRGVSTSILSPKGTKASRGSATDSQSIYAKKRREKINARLRILQNLVPNGTKVDLSTMLEEAIQYVKFLQLQIKLLSSDDMWMFAPIAYNGMNIGIDLNS, encoded by the exons ATGGAATCTGCAGCAGCTATTGCAAATGGTCGATGGAGTTCACTTGGTGCAATGTACTCCTCCGATGAGGAGGCGGAGTTCATGTCCCAGTTGATCGGTAACTGTTCTGTCACAAATGAGATGAATGAGGCTTCAAGCTCAGCAATCCCATTTGCAATTTGTCCTAGCTATGATTTTTCAACATCTAACATGGAAGGCATTTATCAAGGTTCACAATATTCTTCAGAAATGGCTAATCTTTACCTTTCAAATGGGAGTAGTACTTATATTATGAACAATGATGAAACAAACGACTGCATTGGTAATCCTAACCGTATTGTGGAAACAAGTTACCACAACTCCGAAGCATTTCGTCCATGGGACGACAATGCTACCAACTTGTTTCCCACTCAAGGCGAAGAATATGGCATGGATCATCACCAAGAACTGAGCAATGTCAATATTGAAAACCAGCCGGGAGCTGCTATTTATGAAAAGCTTCTGCAGCTTAATAGGGAGTCTGATCATGAGATGGCAATACGGGAACCTGCAATGGAAAATGAAGTTATGGTTTCCGAAAATTCTAAGAAAAGGCCTTGCAGTTCAGTAGAT GTGCTAAAGAATCAGAGGAATGTGAAGGCGAAGAAGGGCCAAAAGGCGGTCTCAAGCGGAGACATTGAAGATAATGATGTAAGCACCAAAGGGCGGAGCTCAAGCAGTTGCTGCTCAGGGGACGATGACTCCATTAATGGTTCTCATCACGATCTGAGTAGAGGCGTGAGTACTTCAATCTTGAGTCCAAAAGGGACAAAAGCCAGTAGGGGATCGGCAACTGATTCCCAAAGCATATATGCGAAG aaaagaagagaaaaaataaaCGCGAGGCTAAGAATTTTGCAGAACCTTGTACCAAATGGAACAAAG GTTGATCTCAGCACAATGCTTGAGGAGGCTATCCAGTATGTGAAGTTCTTACAGCTTCAGATAAAG CTCCTAAGCTCGGATGATATGTGGATGTTTGCTCCTATCGCGTACAATGGAATGAACATTGGGATCGACTTAAATTCTTGA